The Apium graveolens cultivar Ventura chromosome 6, ASM990537v1, whole genome shotgun sequence genome contains a region encoding:
- the LOC141665623 gene encoding uncharacterized protein LOC141665623: MAIQCNSAAKEINEDNVPLVEETARMKKARLAGLDTRGKATEPIFLRKHKEPMGEASTEGAEGHNAPITAAAPAAAATGAFQPLWGFRRGDTVVGSTKHAWDWSYHSVTPKDFTDVVATPDLERIKLMGAQSLASSNAYFQGAVRQAESWKRASDKADNALRRQQKKYATLEKKLKRKEEELGESNAELVVLRAEKDKAIDNYLDSEEFAQSMRIRDDSVFPEFFRTGWDTALGTVNEACPDINPADYICPDDEALLQRFRTRVVVSDHVPQDPLLPPPESFSRPAEDDSSSSSETTETSSESGEDDDMDAEGTSAP; this comes from the exons ATGGCAATTCaatgcaactcag ctgctaaggagattaacgaggacaatgtccccttggtcgaggaaacagctaggatgaagaaagctcggttagcaggcctagacaccagaggaaaggcgacagagcctatcttcttgagaaagcacaaggagcctatgggggaggcttcaactgaaggagctgagggccataatgctcctatcactgctgctgcccctgctgctgctgctacaggcgcctttcagcctctctggggattccgccgaggggataccgtggttggttccacgaagcatgcttgggattggtcctaccatagcgtgaccccaaaggactttactgatgtggtggccacccctgaccttgagaggattaagctcatgggagcccagtctctggcttcg tctaacgcctactttcaaggcgctgtgaggcaagccgaatcatggaagcgggcttctgataaggccgataatgccctcaggaggcagcagaagaagtatgctaccctggagaagaagctcaagcgcaaggaggaagaactcggagagtctaacgccgagctggtggtacttcgggcggagaaggataaagctatagacaattatctggactcggaggagtttgcccaatccatgaggattagggatgattcagtctttcccgagttttttaggactggctgggacacggcccttgggaccgtgaacgaggcttgtcctgatattaacccggcggactacatctgccctgacgatgaggctttgctacagaggtttcgtacccgagtagttgtctcggatcatgttcctcaggatccacttcttcctcctcccgagtctttttccagacctgctgaggatgacagctcttcctcctccgagacgacggagacatctagcgagagcggagaagacgatgatatggacgccgagggcacctcagctccttag